The following proteins are co-located in the Enoplosus armatus isolate fEnoArm2 chromosome 8, fEnoArm2.hap1, whole genome shotgun sequence genome:
- the LOC139289570 gene encoding transcription factor-like 5 protein yields MSFFSSACKTIHASPSPSFREHTCDSVGVILSQGGCLTHDQGQMLGTELGLMEMSEGEYTHLQHLIQAHMEAQAAPPDGPDARSHPATVMGKDGTGSTVISPLTTTQAIDLSTSTDEHCLVMPGEKTPASYGEVPGFVLARVRDGVSPTESRANSSTSSQKRSRSAARVCLEKRFNTMSADTPRQQDIQSAVLSNFLTMLQQSAEAQEAVIHPQMQTWVKTDRANPFEASSPFVGGVFNPVINMCEQVIGHIPHLVEPNKHQGLIIPKSFAFNFRPERVVTKAHYTSGNSAEEKQLVNIENDVATPAAPSRKHCSTHSSQPVKAAKSTPDSAGESGSSARKRPRSHVSLSQRRERHNSKERERRKRIRSCCDELNMLVPFCESDTDKVTTLQWTTAFLRYINKAYGDTLKEEFQKAFTDEKGLFLKSRPSSGQDSIHQETDETLNIPLAVEQ; encoded by the exons ATGTCATTCTTTTCCTCAGCTTGTAAAACCATCCACGCATCACCTTCACCTTCATTCAGAGAACACACCTGTGACTCTGTCGGGGTGATTTTGAGCCAAGGTGGATGTTTGACCCATGATCAGGGGCAGATGTTGGGAACTGAGCTTGGTCTGATGGAGATGTCAGAGGGTGAATATACACACCTTCAGCACCTTATCCAGGCACACATGGAGGCACAAGCTGCGCCTCCAGATGGGCCAGATGCCAGATCTCACCCTGCTACAGTGATGGGTAAAGACGGCACTGGATCCACAGTAATTTCTCCCCTCACAACCACTCAAGCTATTGACTTATCAACTTCAACTGATGAACATTGTCTGGTGATGCCAGGAGAAAAGACACCAGCTTCCTACGGAGAGGTCCCAGGTTTTGTGCTGGCCAGAGTCAGAGATGGAGTCAGTCCGACTGAATCACGTGCCAACAGCAGCACATCTTCACAGAAGCGGTCCAGATCGGCTGCTAGAGTTTGCTTGGAGAAAAGGTTCAACACCATGTCTGCTGACACCCCAAGGCAGCAAGATATTCAGTCTGCAGTTCTTAGCAA ttttttgaCAATGCTTCAGCAGTCTGCAGAGGCTCAAGAGGCAGTCATACACCCTCAAATGCAGACGTGGGTGAAAACTGACAGAGCAAATCCTTTTGAGGCTTCCAGCCCATTTGTAGGGGGTGTATTTAACCCAGTCATCAACATGTGTGAACAA GTGATTGGCCACATTCCTCACCTGGTTGAACCTAACAAGCATCAGGGTTTAATCATCCCCAAGAGTTTTGCATTTAATTTTCGCCCGGAGAGAGTTGTTACAAAAGCTCACTATACAAGTGGCAACTCAGCAGAGGAAAAGCAGTTGGTGAACATAGAAA ATGATGTGGCGACACCTGCTGCTCCCTCCAGGAAGCACTGTAGCACCCACAGCTCTCAACCTGTCAAGGCTGCTAAGTCTACCCCAGACTCGGCTGGAGAATCAGGGAGCAGCGCCAGGAAAAGACCTCGATCTCATGTGTCACTTAGCCAGCGCAGGGAGAGACACAATAGTAAGGAGAGGGAACGCAG GAAGAGGATTCGTTCATGCTGTGATGAGCTGAACATGCTGGTGCCGTTCTGTGagtcagacacagacaaagtCACCACCCTGCAGTGGACCACTGCCTTCCTCAGATACATCAATAAAGCATATGGAGACACCCTCAAAGAG GAGTTTCAGAAGGCGTTCACTGATGAGAAAGGACTCTTTCTTAAATCCAGACCTTCTTCAGGCCAGGACTCCATCCACCAGGA